In the Leifsonia sp. 466MF genome, one interval contains:
- a CDS encoding esterase/lipase family protein codes for MRRTVLRRAGVLALDWLYAGRHQLRAAFDRSNPDALVADEGSRSPVVLIPGIFETWRFLRPLAQHIHASGHPVHVVTALEDNRMSVPEAAALVQRHLDEQDLTDVVIVAHSKGGLIAKYLMGMPDSGPRIRTTVAVATPFGGSSLARFIPISSVRALMPSSPGLVRLALNRAVNAQIISVWGWFDPHVPAGSRLEGARNIELDVGGHFRILARPELLAIVDEVLSPTAVADDRAAD; via the coding sequence ATGAGGCGCACCGTTCTGCGCCGTGCCGGCGTGCTCGCGCTCGACTGGCTGTACGCCGGCCGTCACCAGCTGCGCGCCGCGTTCGACCGCAGCAACCCGGACGCGCTCGTGGCCGACGAGGGCTCGCGCTCGCCCGTCGTGCTCATCCCCGGCATCTTCGAGACGTGGCGCTTCCTCCGCCCGCTCGCCCAGCACATCCACGCGTCCGGCCACCCCGTGCACGTCGTCACCGCGCTCGAGGACAACCGGATGTCCGTACCGGAGGCCGCCGCGCTCGTGCAGCGTCACCTCGACGAGCAGGACCTCACGGATGTCGTCATCGTCGCGCACAGCAAGGGCGGCCTGATCGCCAAATACCTGATGGGGATGCCGGACTCGGGTCCGCGCATCCGCACCACCGTCGCCGTGGCCACGCCGTTCGGCGGGTCGTCGCTCGCCCGATTCATCCCGATCTCGAGCGTCCGCGCACTGATGCCGTCGTCTCCCGGACTCGTCCGGCTCGCGCTCAACCGCGCGGTGAACGCCCAGATCATCTCCGTCTGGGGATGGTTCGACCCGCACGTCCCCGCCGGAAGCAGGCTCGAGGGCGCCCGCAACATCGAGCTGGACGTCGGCGGACACTTCCGCATCCTCGCCCGGCCCGAGCTGCTCGCCATCGTCGACGAGGTGCTGTCCCCGACTGCCGTCGCCGACGACCGAGCCGCCGACTGA
- a CDS encoding META domain-containing protein: MQRLSAVAAAVLLLAGCAGTPSGQAVVGRWGSTSAGQPNLDIENDGTFSGSDGCNTLSGKGQIDGDEITFGPIASTLMACADVDTWLGKAATGNVSGDTMTVLDDGGSTIGTLKRSGS; encoded by the coding sequence ATGCAACGTCTGAGCGCGGTGGCCGCCGCGGTCCTGCTGCTCGCCGGGTGCGCCGGCACGCCGAGCGGGCAAGCGGTCGTGGGTCGGTGGGGCTCCACCTCGGCAGGGCAGCCGAACCTCGACATCGAGAACGACGGCACCTTCTCCGGCTCCGACGGCTGCAACACGCTCTCGGGCAAGGGCCAGATCGACGGCGACGAGATCACCTTCGGCCCGATCGCATCCACCCTCATGGCCTGCGCGGACGTGGACACCTGGCTCGGCAAGGCCGCGACGGGCAACGTCTCCGGCGACACGATGACCGTCCTCGACGACGGCGGCTCCACGATCGGAACGCTGAAGCGATCCGGCTCCTGA
- a CDS encoding glutamate decarboxylase produces MTISESKERAKASQSPSTAYTGTSDRTQLNPIFARPGESTDLPVDRIPDNESLPETAYQIVHDESMLDGNARLNLATFVGTWMDDHAARLYAESADKNMIDKDEYPQTAAIETRCWKMIAGLWNAPDPEKAIGTSTIGSSEACMLGGLALKRRWQQARRAEGKSTEKPNLVLSSAVQVCWEKFCNYWDVEARYVPISLDHKVLDGYELEKYVDENTIGVVAIMGVTYTGMYEPVAQISEALDRIQADTGLDIKIHVDGASGGMIAPFLQPQLEWDFRVDRVVSISTSAHKYGLVYPGLGWVVWRTVEDLPSDLVFDVTYLGGHMPTFALNFSRPGAQVLLQYYLFLRLGFDGYYRVQKASQDVALYLSGEIAKMPAFELWNDGSDIPVFAWQLKKGHTENWNLYHLSERLRLKGWLIPAYPMPDDISDLTVQRIVVRNGLSRNLAESLIGDIQEAVAYLDQLEGPMPLEGQTASFTH; encoded by the coding sequence ATGACCATCTCAGAGTCGAAGGAGCGGGCGAAGGCGTCGCAGTCGCCCTCCACCGCCTACACCGGCACCAGCGACCGGACCCAGCTCAACCCGATCTTCGCCCGGCCGGGCGAGAGTACCGATCTGCCGGTGGACCGCATCCCCGACAACGAGTCGCTGCCCGAGACCGCGTACCAGATCGTCCACGACGAGTCGATGCTCGACGGCAACGCCCGCCTCAACCTGGCCACCTTCGTGGGTACCTGGATGGACGATCACGCCGCGCGGCTGTACGCCGAGTCCGCCGACAAGAACATGATCGACAAGGACGAGTACCCGCAGACCGCGGCGATCGAGACCCGCTGCTGGAAGATGATCGCGGGACTCTGGAACGCGCCGGACCCGGAGAAGGCGATCGGCACCTCCACCATCGGCTCGTCGGAGGCGTGCATGCTGGGCGGCCTCGCGCTGAAGCGCCGCTGGCAGCAGGCGAGAAGGGCCGAGGGCAAGTCGACCGAGAAGCCGAACCTGGTGCTCTCCAGCGCCGTTCAGGTCTGCTGGGAGAAGTTCTGCAACTACTGGGACGTCGAAGCCCGGTACGTGCCGATCAGCCTCGACCACAAGGTCCTCGACGGCTACGAGCTCGAGAAGTACGTCGACGAGAACACCATCGGCGTCGTCGCCATCATGGGCGTCACCTACACCGGGATGTACGAGCCGGTCGCGCAGATCTCCGAGGCCCTGGACCGCATCCAGGCGGACACCGGGCTCGACATCAAGATCCACGTCGACGGCGCCTCGGGCGGGATGATCGCGCCCTTCCTGCAGCCGCAGCTGGAGTGGGACTTCCGCGTCGATCGGGTCGTCTCCATCAGCACGTCCGCCCACAAGTACGGCCTGGTCTACCCGGGGCTCGGGTGGGTGGTCTGGCGCACGGTGGAGGACCTCCCCTCCGACCTGGTGTTCGACGTCACCTACCTCGGCGGGCACATGCCGACGTTCGCGCTGAACTTCTCTCGCCCGGGCGCGCAGGTGCTGCTGCAGTACTACCTCTTCCTGCGGCTCGGGTTCGACGGCTACTACCGCGTGCAGAAGGCGTCGCAGGATGTCGCGCTCTACCTCTCGGGGGAGATCGCGAAGATGCCCGCCTTCGAATTGTGGAACGACGGTTCCGACATCCCCGTCTTCGCCTGGCAGCTGAAGAAGGGGCACACCGAGAACTGGAACCTGTACCACCTGTCGGAGCGCCTGCGACTGAAGGGATGGCTCATCCCCGCCTACCCGATGCCCGACGACATCAGCGACCTCACCGTGCAGCGCATCGTCGTGCGCAACGGGCTGAGCCGCAACCTGGCGGAGTCGCTGATCGGCGACATCCAAGAGGCCGTCGCGTACCTCGACCAGCTCGAGGGGCCGATGCCGCTGGAAGGCCAGACGGCCTCCTTCACCCACTGA
- a CDS encoding amino acid permease, with translation MTATSEPNKSATDYTRADGTPAPGPDHVKPHPFGSVPHKPAIGSPGTTARTFMSITQLAMLTVVAVASLRSLPAMAGYGLGSVTLFIIPAIFFLIPVALVAAELATGWKGGVFTWVRLAFGERWGFQAIWLQWVQNVVWYPTQIAFIAASLAFVFLDPNLANSGLYTAIVILVIYWFSTFITLRGGNLFAKVGSWSGLAGTIFPGVLLIVFGAIWLGTGQPSETPLEASAIIPPFTGIASIVLIVSNVLAYAGMEVNAVHANDLKSPGKGYPKTVLIASILILGIFIFPTIAIAVAVPSSELGLTTGINLAFQTYFDTWGMSWATPLISLLIALGAFASVVTWIAGPSRGLLAAARSGYLPTFLQRRNKAGVQVGILNVQGIVVTLLAALFIFVPNINTAFILLVDMAAALYLIMYMMMFAAAMRLRRTHPDVTRSYRTPAMGLIATIGFLACLAAFALGFVPPEGFAAGAPGWAYPALVAVIVILLGVPPLIFYAARRPGWDQRTAAEKATFDDVLVNPPADSSSSSSPPSPPRGP, from the coding sequence ATGACCGCAACGAGCGAGCCGAACAAGTCCGCGACGGACTACACGCGGGCGGACGGCACACCGGCGCCCGGACCCGACCACGTCAAACCGCATCCCTTCGGCTCCGTGCCGCACAAGCCGGCGATCGGGTCGCCGGGCACGACGGCGCGCACGTTCATGAGCATCACCCAGCTGGCGATGCTCACCGTCGTCGCCGTCGCGTCCCTGCGCAGCCTCCCCGCCATGGCCGGATACGGACTGGGCTCGGTGACGCTGTTCATCATCCCGGCGATCTTCTTCCTGATCCCGGTGGCGCTCGTCGCCGCCGAGCTCGCCACGGGCTGGAAGGGCGGCGTCTTCACCTGGGTGCGCTTGGCGTTCGGCGAACGCTGGGGCTTCCAGGCGATCTGGCTCCAGTGGGTGCAGAACGTCGTCTGGTACCCGACGCAGATCGCGTTCATCGCGGCGTCGCTGGCGTTCGTGTTCCTCGACCCGAACCTGGCGAACTCCGGCCTCTACACGGCGATCGTGATCCTCGTCATCTACTGGTTCTCGACGTTCATCACCCTGCGCGGCGGCAACCTGTTCGCGAAGGTCGGGTCGTGGTCGGGACTCGCCGGCACGATCTTCCCGGGCGTCCTGCTGATCGTGTTCGGCGCGATCTGGCTCGGGACGGGACAGCCCAGTGAGACGCCGCTGGAGGCGTCGGCGATCATCCCGCCGTTCACCGGCATCGCCTCCATCGTGCTGATCGTCTCGAACGTGCTGGCGTACGCCGGCATGGAGGTCAACGCCGTCCACGCGAACGACCTCAAGAGCCCGGGCAAGGGCTACCCGAAGACGGTGCTCATCGCGTCGATCCTCATCCTCGGGATCTTCATCTTCCCGACGATCGCGATCGCGGTGGCTGTTCCGTCGTCCGAGCTCGGGCTCACCACCGGCATCAACCTCGCGTTCCAGACCTACTTCGACACGTGGGGGATGTCGTGGGCGACCCCGCTCATCTCCCTGCTGATCGCGCTCGGCGCGTTCGCCTCCGTTGTCACCTGGATCGCCGGGCCGTCGCGCGGTCTGCTCGCGGCGGCGCGCTCGGGCTACCTGCCCACGTTCTTGCAGCGGCGGAACAAGGCGGGCGTGCAGGTCGGCATCCTGAACGTGCAGGGCATCGTGGTCACGCTGCTCGCGGCGTTGTTCATCTTCGTGCCGAACATCAACACCGCGTTCATCCTGCTGGTGGACATGGCCGCGGCGCTCTACCTGATCATGTACATGATGATGTTCGCGGCCGCGATGCGGCTCCGCCGCACCCACCCGGACGTCACACGCAGCTACCGCACGCCGGCGATGGGGCTGATCGCGACGATCGGCTTCCTCGCCTGCCTGGCCGCGTTCGCGCTCGGGTTCGTGCCGCCGGAGGGCTTCGCGGCGGGCGCGCCGGGATGGGCGTACCCGGCGCTCGTCGCGGTGATCGTCATCCTGCTGGGCGTCCCTCCGCTGATCTTCTACGCGGCGCGGCGTCCCGGCTGGGACCAGCGCACCGCGGCGGAGAAGGCGACCTTCGACGACGTCCTCGTGAACCCGCCCGCCGACTCCTCGTCGTCCTCGTCCCCGCCCTCTCCGCCTCGAGGCCCGTGA
- a CDS encoding SDR family oxidoreductase translates to MRVFITGGSGWIGSAVVPELLAAGHEVRGLARSDASAARLRAAGVEPVSGGLTDLDVLRDSAAAADAVVHLGYNHDFSDQAGAGRAERAALETFGDALEGRDAPLLFASGVAFVAPGQIATEDDLAPFSGPDAPRGGAEELAFGFVDRGIHPVALRFAPTVHGAGDHGFTAELVRVAREKGVAAYVGDGSNHWPAVHRGDAARLVARALENAGAATVVHAIGEQGVRTRDIAEAIGAGLGLPAVSIDPADVEAHFGWIGRIFALDLQASSALTQRRFDWAPTGPTLLEDLAAGSYFARAAA, encoded by the coding sequence ATGCGTGTATTCATCACCGGGGGATCGGGCTGGATCGGATCAGCCGTCGTCCCCGAACTCCTCGCCGCCGGCCACGAGGTCCGCGGGCTGGCCCGGTCGGACGCGTCCGCCGCACGCCTCCGCGCCGCGGGCGTCGAACCGGTCTCCGGCGGGTTGACCGACCTGGACGTCCTGCGCGACTCCGCCGCCGCGGCCGACGCCGTCGTCCACCTCGGCTACAACCACGACTTCAGCGACCAGGCGGGAGCGGGTCGCGCGGAACGCGCCGCCCTCGAGACCTTCGGAGACGCCCTGGAGGGCAGGGATGCGCCCCTGCTGTTCGCCTCCGGTGTCGCGTTCGTCGCGCCCGGCCAGATCGCGACCGAAGACGACCTCGCGCCGTTCTCCGGGCCGGACGCCCCGCGCGGAGGAGCGGAGGAGCTGGCGTTCGGGTTCGTCGACCGCGGCATCCACCCGGTCGCCCTGCGCTTCGCTCCGACCGTCCACGGCGCCGGCGACCACGGCTTCACCGCCGAGTTGGTGCGCGTCGCACGCGAGAAGGGCGTTGCCGCCTATGTGGGCGACGGGTCGAACCACTGGCCCGCCGTGCACCGGGGGGATGCCGCCCGCCTGGTCGCCCGCGCCCTGGAGAACGCCGGAGCCGCGACCGTCGTGCACGCGATCGGCGAGCAGGGGGTGCGCACCCGCGACATCGCCGAGGCGATCGGCGCCGGGCTCGGCCTCCCGGCCGTGTCGATCGACCCTGCCGACGTGGAGGCGCATTTCGGGTGGATCGGGCGGATCTTCGCCCTCGACCTCCAGGCCTCCAGCGCACTCACGCAGCGCCGGTTCGACTGGGCGCCGACCGGCCCGACCCTGCTGGAGGACCTGGCCGCCGGCTCCTACTTCGCCCGCGCCGCGGCCTGA
- a CDS encoding TetR/AcrR family transcriptional regulator, producing MGRWEPDAQGRLGRAALELYLDPGYEQTTVADIAARAGVTERTFFRHFADKREVLFAGSAAFQQTVLSAIADHTEATTALAAAAAGMDAAAAFLQSSPDPTFARRRAAVIAANASLQERELLKLATVTSASASALVERGFEPDEAAVAAEAAMAAFRLAFERWIASDEPLDLRDLVAEGVARFRSLA from the coding sequence ATGGGACGCTGGGAGCCGGATGCGCAGGGACGTCTCGGGCGCGCCGCGCTCGAGCTCTACCTCGACCCGGGATACGAGCAGACAACGGTCGCCGACATCGCCGCCCGCGCAGGCGTGACCGAGCGAACGTTCTTCCGTCACTTCGCCGACAAGCGCGAGGTGCTCTTCGCCGGGTCCGCCGCGTTCCAGCAGACGGTGCTCTCGGCCATCGCGGACCACACGGAGGCCACGACCGCGCTGGCCGCCGCCGCCGCGGGGATGGATGCCGCGGCAGCGTTCCTCCAGAGCAGTCCCGACCCGACGTTCGCACGCCGACGCGCGGCCGTCATCGCGGCGAACGCGAGCCTTCAGGAGCGCGAGCTGCTGAAGCTCGCGACCGTCACCTCCGCGTCCGCCTCCGCTCTGGTCGAGCGCGGCTTCGAGCCGGACGAGGCGGCCGTCGCCGCCGAGGCCGCGATGGCCGCGTTCCGCCTTGCCTTCGAACGCTGGATCGCCTCCGACGAACCGCTCGACCTCCGCGACCTCGTCGCCGAGGGTGTCGCACGCTTCCGCTCCCTCGCCTGA
- a CDS encoding PrsW family intramembrane metalloprotease produces the protein MAAQTWTDRPEAAPHPHHHHGWWWKTLLTGLALWILTIVVTIVTGNTNLIPTLILLGSFLVPFCVVLFAIERVSGSVSSLQLVLAFFIGGIFGVLGASLLEVNLHQSYWLYLLVGLIEELVKGILLVIIGWRVVPKTATQGALLGATVGAGFAAFESAGYAFNAAITARGIDLVSLLQTEVLRAILAPVGHVLWTAVLGAVLFGAARGRDRFRFSIWIVVTYVGVAILHGLWDSASDLAAVIALLANGRAVEELTTAGGLSAQTASAVTALAGILYIVVLIVVAAGGILTLWLVLRHYRRAERLRAVEQPVSGPRQPTV, from the coding sequence ATGGCAGCACAGACGTGGACGGACCGGCCCGAAGCAGCGCCGCACCCGCACCACCATCACGGCTGGTGGTGGAAGACGCTGCTCACGGGCCTGGCGCTGTGGATCCTGACGATCGTCGTGACGATCGTCACCGGCAACACCAACCTCATCCCGACGCTCATCCTCCTCGGGAGCTTCCTCGTCCCGTTCTGCGTCGTCCTCTTCGCCATCGAGCGCGTGAGCGGCAGCGTCAGCTCGCTGCAACTGGTGCTCGCCTTCTTCATCGGCGGGATCTTCGGCGTGCTCGGCGCCTCGCTGCTCGAGGTGAACCTGCACCAGAGCTACTGGCTGTATCTGCTGGTCGGCCTCATCGAGGAGCTGGTGAAGGGCATCCTGCTGGTCATCATCGGCTGGCGGGTCGTGCCGAAGACGGCCACCCAGGGCGCTCTGCTCGGTGCGACCGTCGGAGCGGGTTTCGCCGCGTTCGAGTCGGCCGGGTACGCCTTCAATGCGGCGATCACGGCGCGCGGCATCGACCTGGTCTCACTGCTGCAGACCGAGGTGCTCCGCGCGATCCTCGCGCCGGTCGGCCATGTGCTCTGGACGGCGGTGCTCGGTGCCGTGCTGTTCGGCGCGGCGCGGGGACGCGACCGCTTCCGATTCTCGATCTGGATCGTCGTGACCTACGTCGGCGTGGCCATCCTGCACGGGCTCTGGGATTCGGCGAGCGATCTGGCGGCCGTCATCGCCCTGCTCGCGAACGGTCGCGCGGTCGAGGAGCTCACCACGGCCGGCGGTCTCAGCGCCCAGACCGCGTCGGCCGTGACCGCGCTGGCCGGCATCCTCTACATCGTCGTGCTGATCGTCGTCGCGGCCGGCGGCATCCTGACCCTCTGGCTCGTGCTGCGGCACTACCGCCGCGCCGAGCGGTTGCGGGCGGTCGAGCAGCCCGTCAGCGGCCCGCGGCAGCCGACCGTCTGA
- a CDS encoding NAD(P)/FAD-dependent oxidoreductase — protein MTDQWDQQDEMVDAVVIGGGAAGLNGALMLARSRREVLVIDSGSPRNAPADGVHGLLGREGMPPAELLRIGREEVRRYGGRILDSEVTDAVRSGDGFVVTLGDGRTVGARRLLVATGLRDVLPDIPGLAERWGRDLVHCPYCHGWEVRDRAIGIVATGDGSVHQALLFRQLSDDVVYLANDHDPDETARARFDALGVPIVEGHIAAVETTDDRITGVRLDDGTLVAREVLAVGSRMEARTHGLQSLGLRRVELPGGMGTSIEADEFGRTGVPGVWAAGNVADAKAQVGAAAAAGALAGAQINAELALEDADRAVALRRSAAAGR, from the coding sequence ATGACGGACCAGTGGGATCAGCAGGACGAGATGGTGGACGCCGTGGTGATCGGCGGCGGTGCGGCGGGACTCAACGGCGCACTCATGCTGGCGCGCTCGCGGCGGGAGGTGCTCGTGATCGACTCGGGGTCGCCCCGCAACGCTCCGGCGGACGGCGTGCACGGTCTTCTCGGCCGTGAGGGGATGCCGCCGGCGGAGCTGCTGCGGATCGGGCGCGAGGAGGTCCGGCGTTATGGCGGACGCATCCTCGACAGCGAGGTGACGGATGCGGTGCGCTCGGGCGACGGATTCGTCGTGACCCTCGGCGACGGACGCACCGTCGGGGCACGCCGCCTGCTGGTCGCGACCGGGCTGCGGGATGTGCTCCCCGACATCCCGGGCCTCGCCGAGCGCTGGGGACGCGACCTCGTGCACTGCCCGTACTGCCACGGCTGGGAGGTCCGCGACCGGGCCATCGGAATCGTCGCGACCGGCGACGGATCGGTCCACCAGGCACTGCTGTTCCGGCAGCTCTCGGATGACGTCGTATACCTCGCGAACGATCACGACCCCGACGAAACCGCGCGGGCGCGATTCGACGCGCTGGGTGTCCCGATCGTCGAGGGGCACATCGCCGCCGTCGAGACGACCGACGATCGCATCACCGGCGTCCGGCTGGACGACGGCACGCTGGTCGCGCGGGAGGTGCTCGCCGTCGGCTCACGTATGGAGGCCCGCACGCACGGCCTCCAGTCCCTGGGTCTGCGCCGCGTCGAGCTGCCCGGCGGGATGGGCACCAGCATCGAGGCGGACGAGTTCGGCCGAACAGGTGTGCCCGGGGTGTGGGCCGCGGGCAACGTCGCCGACGCCAAGGCGCAGGTCGGCGCCGCCGCAGCCGCCGGCGCGCTGGCCGGCGCCCAGATCAACGCGGAACTCGCGCTGGAGGACGCCGACCGCGCGGTGGCGCTCAGACGGTCGGCTGCCGCGGGCCGCTGA
- a CDS encoding helix-turn-helix domain-containing protein — MDTEDAIAAAGARLRSLRTDRGLTLAEVEQTTGISTSTLSRLESGRRKATLELLLPLARVYGTTLDELVRTPPSDPRVRARPIDCEGMTLLPLSRHATGLQAYKIVIPPRARAVPRQRTHEGYEWLYVLSGRLRLLLGDEEVVLEPGEAAEFDTRVPHWFGAEPGGAVELVSLFGSQGERAHVRARTTAAA; from the coding sequence ATGGACACCGAAGACGCCATCGCGGCCGCCGGGGCCCGGCTGCGCAGCCTGCGCACCGACCGCGGCCTCACACTCGCCGAGGTCGAGCAGACCACCGGCATCTCCACCAGCACGCTGAGCCGCCTGGAGTCCGGCCGCCGCAAGGCGACTCTCGAACTTCTGCTGCCGTTGGCGCGCGTGTACGGCACAACGCTCGACGAGCTCGTCCGGACGCCGCCCTCAGACCCGCGGGTGCGTGCCCGGCCGATCGACTGCGAGGGGATGACACTTCTGCCGCTGTCCCGGCACGCGACGGGACTGCAGGCCTACAAGATCGTCATACCGCCCCGTGCTCGCGCCGTCCCGCGGCAGCGTACCCACGAGGGGTACGAGTGGCTCTACGTGCTCAGCGGCCGGCTCCGCTTGCTGCTCGGCGACGAGGAGGTCGTGCTCGAGCCCGGGGAGGCGGCGGAGTTCGACACGCGGGTGCCGCATTGGTTCGGGGCCGAGCCGGGAGGCGCGGTCGAACTGGTGTCGCTGTTCGGGTCGCAGGGCGAACGGGCGCACGTGCGCGCCCGCACGACGGCGGCGGCATAG
- the rimK gene encoding 30S ribosomal protein S6--L-glutamate ligase — MKLAILSRAPHAYSTQRLRSAAENRGHTVKVLNTLRFAIDLSGDEPDLQYRGRLLSDYDAILPRIGNSITYYGTAVVRQFEQMDVYTPNTANGITNSRDKLRATQILSRHNIGMPRTAFVNSRADVRMAIERVGGAPVVIKLLEGTQGIGVILAPEAKIAESIIETLHSTKQNVLIQSFIAESRGRDIRALVVGDRVVAAMRRVASGDEFRSNVHRGGTVEKVALTPEFEEAAVRSAQIMGLRVAGVDMLEGKDGPLVMEVNSSPGLEGIERATGLDVAGAIIDFIDNQVAFPEIDVRQRLTVSTGYGVAELLVHTNADLVGKTLRDSGLGDRDISVLTLHRGASVIPNPRSGVVLEAGDRLLCFGRLEEMRSMIPDRRKRRAKVRKLPKEAQEALTESETAPVAATE; from the coding sequence GTGAAACTCGCCATCCTCTCGCGCGCCCCGCACGCGTATTCGACGCAGCGGCTGCGCTCGGCGGCCGAGAACCGCGGTCATACGGTCAAGGTGCTCAACACGCTCCGGTTCGCGATCGACCTCTCCGGCGACGAGCCGGACCTGCAGTACCGGGGCCGGCTGCTGTCCGACTACGACGCGATCCTGCCGCGCATCGGCAACTCGATCACCTATTACGGCACCGCCGTCGTGCGGCAGTTCGAGCAGATGGATGTGTACACGCCGAACACCGCGAACGGCATCACGAACTCGCGCGACAAGCTGCGGGCGACGCAGATCCTCTCGCGCCACAACATCGGGATGCCGCGCACGGCGTTCGTGAACAGCCGCGCGGACGTGCGCATGGCGATCGAGCGCGTCGGCGGTGCGCCCGTCGTGATCAAGCTGCTCGAGGGCACGCAGGGCATCGGCGTCATCCTGGCCCCGGAGGCGAAGATCGCGGAGTCGATCATCGAGACGCTGCACTCCACGAAGCAGAACGTGCTCATCCAGAGCTTCATCGCCGAGAGCCGCGGGCGCGACATCCGCGCGCTCGTGGTCGGAGATCGGGTGGTGGCCGCGATGCGGCGCGTGGCGAGCGGGGACGAGTTCCGCTCCAACGTGCACCGCGGCGGCACCGTCGAGAAGGTCGCACTGACTCCCGAATTCGAGGAGGCGGCGGTGCGGTCGGCGCAGATCATGGGACTCCGCGTCGCCGGCGTCGACATGCTGGAGGGCAAGGACGGCCCGCTGGTCATGGAGGTCAACTCCTCGCCGGGGCTCGAGGGCATCGAGCGGGCGACCGGACTGGATGTGGCCGGCGCGATCATCGACTTCATCGACAACCAGGTGGCGTTCCCCGAGATCGATGTCCGTCAGCGTCTCACCGTCTCGACCGGCTACGGAGTCGCCGAGCTGCTCGTGCACACCAACGCGGACCTCGTCGGCAAGACCCTCCGCGACTCCGGTCTCGGCGACCGCGATATCTCGGTGCTCACCCTGCACCGGGGCGCGTCCGTCATCCCGAACCCGCGCAGCGGCGTCGTCCTGGAGGCGGGCGACCGGCTGCTCTGCTTCGGGCGGCTGGAGGAGATGCGGTCGATGATCCCGGACCGCCGCAAGCGCCGGGCCAAGGTGCGCAAGCTGCCGAAGGAGGCCCAGGAGGCGCTGACCGAGAGCGAGACCGCACCCGTCGCCGCGACGGAGTAA
- a CDS encoding ATP-dependent zinc protease family protein, translating to MADLHPTTDTVGWREWVSLPGIGVPWIKVKVDTGARSSSLHAFDIEELPGDRVRFRVQPWQDSDRDAVTAECAVHDRRVVRSSSGHTEERIVVLLDLVLGGRPVTAETTLTNRDQMGFRMLVGREALRQGFMVDPARSFLGGRAPREIRRRNRGRELA from the coding sequence ATGGCCGACCTCCATCCAACCACCGACACGGTCGGCTGGCGTGAGTGGGTGAGCCTTCCCGGCATCGGCGTGCCGTGGATCAAGGTGAAGGTCGACACCGGAGCCCGCAGTTCGTCCCTGCACGCCTTCGACATCGAGGAGCTGCCGGGCGATCGGGTGCGGTTCCGGGTGCAGCCGTGGCAGGACTCCGATCGGGATGCGGTCACCGCCGAGTGCGCGGTGCACGACCGCCGCGTGGTGCGCAGCTCGTCCGGTCACACGGAGGAGCGGATCGTCGTGCTGCTCGACCTGGTTCTCGGCGGCCGCCCGGTGACCGCGGAGACGACGCTGACCAACCGCGACCAGATGGGTTTCCGGATGCTGGTCGGGCGCGAGGCGCTCCGCCAGGGCTTCATGGTGGACCCGGCGCGCTCCTTCCTCGGCGGCCGGGCGCCGCGAGAGATCCGCCGCCGCAACCGCGGCCGCGAGCTCGCCTGA